One region of Epilithonimonas zeae genomic DNA includes:
- a CDS encoding ABC transporter permease/M1 family aminopeptidase, whose translation MNVLFLFEAKRTIKRWSAYFVTLILLLIGIFCGNQFNLTVGEGIYLNSPYTIGFMTGLLSLVIIFFAIIFAIQVLFKDWDSKFDILIFSYPFSKRTYLQGKFLNFFLQTFFSFIFLMIGFIIGQNLRTGSEIQQHFHFWHYFYPLLIFGGINCIVVCSFLFFISFTTKKKLLVVVGGLFLYVLYMVILVFSNSPFMAGSLPQSLQTQQLSALIDPFGISSYFFEARTLSAQQKNELIVPFTGFLLINRIVFVIISMLLLVLTYKLFSFSPPSQNKNKSKNKVASISFNKNLKPFTTAKSSFGFISDIKSVLSFAKIDLIYLFKSITIVAISILLLFFVGMEMYAEIEKGIRLPQKYASSGLMSTTISENFHLFGMLIAIYFINDLYWRSHSSGFSLIEKSTYFSKNKLGGHFLSISVLFFFLTFILIVEGLIFQFIYSYFHIDWNAYLGTVLFNTFPLILFSAFILLINDNIQNRFVALGISVLVGFTFAGPVSKKIISIPLLRIFSDYKGVYSDFNGYGPYASAFAERLLFGLSLIACFWLINKSFKTKKWNVKQLILTVFILSVGAFAGNVFMKGYIPQNGDEKMVQSAQYERKFKHYKDLAQPTITDVTTEIQLYPSENSYKINGTYRLLNQTNQPIDKILINFNPDLQIESAHFNTAYESRKITQQVTEIGLKNPLKPGETASLDFKISYHWSAVNGHDSFNSIIENGSFMRISRYFPTFGYQADNEIEDEEKRAEFKLGKRSELKKLEAPEVFKKDFINLDMTVSTEKDQTVVGTGDLIQHYRKDNRNYFHYRSNKIPFRFAVSSAKYQVKSLIYKGITINIFYNKKHSENVNHLLENAKITLDYCTQNFGKYPFKTISFAEVSSFTKGFAATAYPSSIFMTEDMLFHTNIKADQNQDVINELAGHELSHLWWGNSQIDPDDREGAVMLTETLAMYTEMMIYKKMHGKEKMMERVKVHQQIFDNEKGLSENQPLYKVSGENTHISYSKGAVVMVKLCELIGEDKVNAALKSFLFHNQYPKKPITLDLLQEIYKVSPNGEIRKKIYNLFRSE comes from the coding sequence ATGAATGTTTTATTTTTATTTGAGGCCAAACGTACAATCAAGCGTTGGTCTGCATATTTCGTTACCTTAATTCTCCTGTTAATCGGCATTTTCTGTGGAAATCAGTTCAATCTTACCGTTGGAGAAGGAATTTATTTAAATTCTCCGTACACAATTGGTTTTATGACAGGATTATTAAGTCTGGTTATCATCTTTTTTGCCATAATTTTTGCCATTCAGGTGCTTTTTAAAGATTGGGATTCGAAATTTGATATTCTCATTTTCTCGTATCCTTTTTCGAAACGAACATATCTGCAGGGAAAATTTCTTAATTTTTTTCTGCAGACTTTCTTCAGTTTTATATTTTTAATGATCGGATTTATAATCGGACAAAATCTAAGAACAGGAAGTGAAATTCAGCAACATTTTCATTTTTGGCATTACTTCTACCCTCTTCTTATTTTCGGAGGAATCAATTGTATTGTAGTCTGCAGCTTTTTATTTTTCATTTCATTTACCACCAAGAAAAAACTTCTGGTTGTTGTCGGCGGACTGTTTCTTTACGTTCTTTATATGGTGATCCTCGTTTTTTCAAATTCGCCGTTTATGGCAGGAAGTTTACCGCAATCATTGCAAACACAGCAATTATCAGCATTGATAGACCCTTTTGGAATTTCATCTTATTTTTTTGAAGCAAGAACGTTATCGGCTCAACAAAAGAATGAATTGATTGTACCATTTACCGGATTTTTATTGATCAACAGAATCGTTTTTGTAATTATTTCAATGTTACTTTTGGTATTGACTTACAAACTGTTTTCATTCTCTCCACCTTCCCAAAACAAAAATAAAAGCAAAAACAAGGTCGCAAGTATTTCTTTTAATAAAAATTTAAAACCATTTACAACCGCGAAATCTTCTTTTGGATTTATTTCTGATATAAAATCCGTACTATCATTTGCAAAAATCGACCTCATTTACCTTTTTAAAAGTATCACTATTGTAGCCATTTCAATATTACTCTTATTTTTTGTTGGAATGGAAATGTACGCTGAAATCGAAAAGGGAATTCGTCTTCCTCAAAAATATGCAAGTTCAGGATTGATGTCGACTACCATTTCGGAAAATTTCCATCTATTTGGAATGCTGATCGCCATTTATTTTATTAATGATTTGTACTGGAGAAGCCATTCATCGGGGTTTTCACTGATTGAGAAAAGCACTTATTTTTCTAAAAATAAACTCGGCGGACATTTTCTTTCCATCAGTGTCTTATTTTTCTTTCTTACGTTCATTTTAATTGTCGAAGGATTGATATTTCAATTCATTTACAGCTATTTTCACATCGATTGGAATGCCTATTTGGGAACCGTTCTTTTTAATACTTTTCCACTGATCCTTTTTTCAGCTTTTATTTTGCTGATCAATGACAATATCCAAAATCGATTTGTAGCACTGGGAATTTCTGTGCTTGTGGGTTTTACATTCGCAGGACCTGTCTCGAAAAAAATCATATCCATTCCATTATTGAGAATATTTTCAGATTACAAAGGCGTTTACAGCGATTTTAACGGATACGGACCTTACGCGTCAGCTTTTGCAGAACGATTGCTGTTCGGACTAAGTTTAATTGCTTGTTTTTGGCTGATTAATAAAAGCTTCAAAACAAAAAAATGGAATGTAAAACAACTCATTCTCACAGTTTTTATATTATCTGTTGGAGCTTTTGCCGGAAATGTTTTTATGAAAGGCTATATTCCTCAAAACGGAGATGAAAAGATGGTACAATCGGCTCAATATGAAAGGAAATTCAAACATTATAAAGATCTTGCACAACCTACCATTACTGATGTGACCACCGAAATACAGCTTTATCCATCTGAAAATTCTTATAAGATTAATGGAACATATAGGTTGTTAAATCAAACCAATCAACCTATTGACAAGATTTTGATTAATTTCAATCCTGATCTTCAAATAGAATCAGCCCATTTCAATACAGCTTACGAATCAAGAAAAATTACTCAGCAAGTAACTGAAATTGGTTTGAAAAACCCTTTAAAGCCTGGAGAAACTGCCAGTCTGGATTTTAAAATTTCCTATCACTGGTCTGCCGTCAATGGTCACGATTCTTTCAATTCCATTATAGAAAATGGTTCTTTTATGAGAATCAGCCGATATTTTCCAACTTTCGGATATCAAGCTGATAATGAAATTGAAGATGAAGAAAAACGGGCAGAATTTAAACTGGGAAAACGATCGGAATTAAAAAAATTAGAAGCTCCTGAAGTATTCAAAAAAGATTTCATTAATCTGGATATGACCGTTTCCACAGAAAAAGACCAGACCGTTGTAGGAACCGGAGATCTGATTCAACATTACCGTAAAGATAACCGAAACTATTTTCATTACAGATCGAATAAAATTCCGTTTCGTTTTGCTGTTTCCTCTGCAAAATATCAGGTGAAAAGCTTGATTTATAAAGGCATTACGATCAATATTTTTTATAACAAAAAACATTCGGAAAACGTTAATCATTTACTTGAAAATGCAAAAATTACGTTGGATTACTGTACACAGAATTTTGGAAAATATCCCTTCAAAACCATCAGCTTTGCGGAAGTTTCTTCTTTTACGAAAGGTTTTGCAGCTACCGCTTATCCTTCATCTATTTTTATGACGGAAGATATGCTTTTCCACACCAATATTAAAGCTGATCAAAATCAGGATGTCATCAATGAGCTTGCAGGGCACGAACTTTCGCATCTCTGGTGGGGAAACAGCCAGATCGATCCCGATGACAGAGAAGGCGCAGTGATGCTGACTGAAACCTTAGCGATGTACACCGAAATGATGATCTACAAAAAGATGCACGGAAAAGAAAAAATGATGGAAAGAGTAAAAGTGCATCAACAGATTTTTGATAATGAAAAAGGCTTATCTGAAAATCAGCCGCTATACAAAGTGAGCGGTGAAAATACGCATATTTCTTATTCAAAAGGTGCGGTGGTTATGGTGAAACTATGCGAACTAATTGGCGAAGACAAGGTAAATGCAGCACTTAAAAGTTTTCTTTTCCATAATCAATATCCTAAAAAACCGATTACTTTGGATTTGCTACAAGAAATTTATAAGGTAAGTCCTAATGGTGAAATCAGGAAGAAAATTTATAATTTATTCCGTTCTGAATAA